In Embleya scabrispora, the DNA window GCCCGGGTGGCGCGGGCGCACCGGGAGATCTACCGGCGGCTGCTGTCGTGACCGGGCCCCTGCGCGTGGGCTTGATCGCGTCCGCCCGGCATCCGATCCGCGAACCGTTCGCCGGCGGCCTGGAGGCACAGACCTGGACCCTGGCCCGCGCGCTCGTCGCCCGCGGACACCGGGTCACCCTGTTCGCCGGGCCGGGCTCCGACCCCGAACTGAATACGCTGACCCTTCCCGTGCACGAGATGCGGCTGAGCGAACAGGCCCGAGCCGACGTGAGCATGCCGCACCGGGATTCGCTCCGGGAACACCACGCCTACCTCCGCCTCATGTTGACGCTGGGCAGGGAGAACCGATTCGACGTCGTACACAACAACAGCCTGCACTACCTGCCCGTCGCGATGGCCCCGGCCGTCGAGGTCCCCGTGCTGACCACCCTGCACACCCCGCCCACGCCCTGGCTGGAGTCGGCGATCCAGACCTGCGAACCGTGCCCGGTGACCTTCACCGCCGTGAGCGAGCACACCGCGCGCGCCTGGCGGCACGTGGTTCCGCATGCCAGGGTCGTCCGCAACGGCGTCGACACCGCGCTGTGGCGGGCGGGCCCGGGCGGGGGAGTGGCGGTGTGGACCGGGCGGCTGGTGCCGGAGAAGGGTCCGCACCTGGCGATCGCCGCAGCCCGTGCGGCGGGTTGCGGACTGCGCCTGGCCGGTCCGGTGGCCGACCACACGTACTTCACGGAGCGGATCGAGCCGCTGCTGCGTGGTGACATCGAGTACGTCGGGCACCTGCCCTGCGCCGAACTGGTCGCCCTGGTCGGCGAGTCGTCGGTCGCGTTGGTCACGCCCTGCTGGGACGAGCCCTACGGGCTGGTCGTGGCCGAGGCGCTGGCCTGCGGCACACCGGTGTGCGCGTTCGATCGTGGCGGCGTCGGGGAAATCGTCACACCCGACTGCGGGCGTCTGGTGCCGTCGGGGCGGATCGACGCGTTGGCGGAGGCCATCGCAGAGGCGAAGGCGCTCGACCGCTCGGCGGCACGGGCGCGGGCCGAGGCGTTCTGCTCGGTGGAGACGATGGTCGCCGACTACGTGGAGCTGTACCGGGAGTTGGCGCGGTGATCGGCTACTACGTGCACCACCACGGGCGCGGTCACCTGCATCGGGCGGTGTGTGTGGCGCGGTGCGCCCGTACGCCGATCACGGGCCTGTCCTCGCTGCCGCGGCCGGACGGCTGGGCCGGGGACTGGGTGCGGCTGCCGATCGACACGGGCCCGCCGGGCAGGCCCGTCGCGGATCCCACGGCCGGTGGCCGACTGCATTGGGCGCCTTTGGGACACGAGGGATTGCGCGGGCGCATGGCGATCACCGCGCGATGGATCGCGCGGGCGGCGCCGGAGCTGTTCGTGAGCGATGTGTCGGTGGAAATGGCGTGCCTGGCCCGTTTGATGGGGGTGCGGATCGCGGTGATGGCCATGCGAGGGAATCGCCTCGACGCCCCGCACGACCTGGCCTACACGATGGCGGATGCCCTGATCGCACCGTGGCCGGCGGCCCTGCCCGAGCCGGACTGGCCCGAAGCGTGGAGGAGCAAGACCGCACACGTGGGTGCGTTCTCCCGATACGACGGACGGCCCGTGCCCGCGCGCGGCGAACGCGCGAACGATCCCCGCCCGCGGCCCAGGGTGGCCGTACTGCTCGGCGCCGGCGGCAGCGACGTGAGCGGCGAGGAGCTGCGCGAGGCCCGCGCGGCGACACCCGAGTGGGAGTGGCAGGTGCTGGGCCATCCGGACGCGCCTTGGTGCGAGGACCCGTGGCCCGTGTTGTGCGGCGCGGATGTGCTGGTCACCCACGGCGGCCAGAACGCGATCGCCGAATGCGCGGCGGCGCGGCGGCCCACGATCTGCATTCCCCAGGACCGCCCGTTCGGCGAACAGCGGGCCACCGGCCGGGCCCTGGCCGCGGGCGGCCTCGCGGTGGTCCGGCCGCACTGGCCGAGCGCCGCCGAATGGCCCCGACTCCTGGAGAGCACACGACGGCGCGACGGCTCGCGCTGGGCCATGTGGGCGCCCGGCGACGGCGCGACCCGCGCCGCGGCCGTCCTGGACGCGCCGGCCGCGTCCCCGGTCCCCGGTGGTCACGCATGCGCGTCGCCGTGATCACCCTGGTGGCGGGCAGGGACCGTCACCTCCGTCTTCAGCAACGGGGCCTGGCGGCCGGCAGTCGGGTGCCGGACCACTACGTCGTGGTGACCATGGACGATCCGGCGGCGGACCGGCCGATCCTCCCGCCCCCGCCGGCCGCCGATGTGGTGGCGGTGCCGGTGGAGGGAACCGCGCTGCCGCTGGCCCGCGCGCGAAACGTCGGCGCCCGCCGGGCACTGGCCGGCGGCGCGGACGTACTGATCTTCCTGGACGTGGACTGCGTCCCCGGCCCGCGAACCGTGGACCGGTATGCGCGGACCGCCGTCGACGGCATGGTCCTCAGCGGCGCCGTGACCTACCTGCCGCCACCTCCGCCCGCGGGTTACGTGCTCGCGGACCTCGCCTCCTCTGCCGAGCCGCATCCCGCCCGCCCCGACCCGGCCGACGACCAGGTGCTCGGCGGCGGCGACCCGAACCTGTTCTGGTCGTTGTCCTTCGCGCTCACGCCCGCCACGTGGACGCGGGTGGGCGGGTTCTGCGAGGAGTACGAGGGCTACGGCGGCGAGGACACCGACTTCGGCTACGCGTGCGCGCGTGCCGGCGTCGAGTTGGGCTGGCTGGGCGGAGCGCCGGTGTACCACCAGTGGCACCCCGTGAGCCGGCCGCCGGTCGAACACATCGACGACATCCTCCGCAACGGAGCGCTCTTCCGGCGCCGGTGGGGCATGTGGCCGATGCGGGGCTGGCTGGCGGAATTCGCCGCGATGGGCCTGGTGCACCACGACGAGGCGACGGACACGTGGCGACGCCACACCGGGCGCGGGACGTCGACCCGGGGTGCGAGGTATCGGTTCGATGGGCCGGGGTAGCGGTGTCGGCATGACCACTTTGGCGCAGTACACCTCGGCTTCTCCCGGGACCGTGGCCGCGATCGCGATTCCGGCGGCTTTGCTGATCGCCGTGTTGCTGATCATTCCCGTGGTGAGTGGTGTGCGTCGAAGGCGCCGCCCGCCGCCGGCTCCCCCGCAGGGGCTGCCCACGGAGTCGACTCCGCATCCGCGCGACCCGGGCCGGGAGTCCGCGGACGTGCCTCGAGACGGCCGTCGGCGCGGACCGCACGAGATGCCGGGGTACGGCAACCTCGGCTCCCGGCCCTCGGATCCCGAAAACCCCGATCGCGACCGGAATTCCTGATTCGCGCTGACGCCCGACTGCCCGAGGGGATGCCTCGGGCAGTCGGGCGGCGTGTGATGTCGGGGTCGGTGCGAGTCGGCGCGGGAGCTGCGGTCAGTGCGAGTCGGCGCGGGATTCGACGTAGGCGCGCAGGTGATCGAGTGCTCGTTCGAGCAGGTCTCCGGTGGCCGGGCGATGTTCGGCGGCACCGGTGAGGGCGTCGACGGGCAGGGCCGTCCGGCCGTGCGAGCCGCCGAAGTCGCCCGCGTCGTGGGTCTGGGCGAGTTCGGCGTCGAGGTCCGGCGGGTCCTCGTCGTCGTCGACGCTCACGGTGACGATGCTGTCGACTTCGCTCGGACCGCCTCGAACGACGACGGTGCCGCGATGGGGGATACCGTGGACGGCCCAGTCGATCCGAGTGGCCGGCCCGTCGGTATCGAGGGTGACCAAAGCCCGCGCGGCGGAGGCCCCCGCTCCTACGACGATCTCCCATGACCCCTGGGCCACCGCGCGGGCCTCGGTCACCGGCGGGAAATAGCCCGGCAGGCACGCGGGGTCGACCAGCGTGAGGTATACCCGATCGTCGGATGCGGCGATGTGGACGGAACGCGTGTGAACAACCATGCCCGGACTGCTGTCCGTCGGCCGGCCCTCCATGCGCGATCGAGCGGCACGGTGTCGATTCGGCCGGCGGGGCCCTGACGTGGACGCGCGCACGGTGCCAAGGCACGCGGCCGGGCCGGCGTCTCTCGCGTCGGGGGACGCCGGCCCGGCCACGCGTGGGGGCAACGCGCGGATGTGATCGTGACTGGTGCGGACGCGGGGTGAACGCGCTCAGACTTCGCCGCGCCAGGCGCCGGTGGCGGTGCCCCGGGATTCGATGAACTTCTTGAAGCGTTGCAGGTCGCCCTTGGCCTGGCGGCGAACGAAGCCGAGTTTGTCGCCGACGGTGTCGGCGATGCCGTGCGGATCGTGGTCGAGTTGCAGCATGACCTTGGTGCGGGTGTCGTCCAGGCGGTGGAAGGTGACCACGCCCGCCTGGTGAACCTCACCCTCGACGGTGGTCCAGGCGACTCGCTCGTCGGGGATCTGCTCGGTGATGGCGGCGTCGAACTCGCGCTTGACGCCGTGCACGTTGGTGATCCAGTGGGTCAGGGTGGGCGTGCGCTGTTCGATCCGCTCGACGCCGTCCATGAAGTGGTGGAAGTCCTCGAACTGCGTCCACTGGTTGTAGGCGACGGTGACGGGCACGTCGACCTCGACGGATTCTTCGATCTCGGACATGGTGACCTCCGGTCGGTGGGGCTCCAAGGACATGACAGGGCTCCGCTGCCCGGATTCGCCACGCCGACACGTTCCCGCGTCGGTCGGCGGGCTTCGGCATGCCGGCGCTCACCCGCTCGACGGATGTCGATCAAGTGCTGAGCAGGTCCGTCAGATCGTCGGCGTGCTCCTCCTCTTCCTCCAGGATGGACTCGATCAGACGCCGGGTGGTGGGGTCGCGGTCGCCGAGCCAGCGGGCGATCTCCTGGTAGCTGGAGATGACGATGCGTTCGGCGAGCAGGTTCTGTTCGAGCATCGCCTTCAGATCGGTGTCCGCGGCGGTGGAGTACTCGGTGTGCGAACGCCGGTGCAACGTCGTGGGATCGAAATCGGGATCGCCGCCGAGTTGGGAGATGCGCTCCGCCGCGCGGAGCGCGTGTTGCATCTCCTCGGCGGCGTGTTCGGTGAACTCGGCCGCCACCTGGGCGCGATCGATGCCCGCCGCCGAGATGGCGTGCCGGGTGTAGCGCAGCCAGCACACGACCTCGGTGGCCACCACGTCGTTGAGCACTTCGATCACCCGACTCGTGTCCAGCCCGTATGTCGGGGTGATCGCGCCTTCGCTCATCTTCTGCCGGGCCTGATCACGGATCCGGGTCACGTCCAGCACGAAGTCGTCGCTCATGGTGTTGCCTCTCGTGTGTTGCCTGCCGCTGTCTCGTCGGCGCCGCCGAACGGTGCCCAACCCCAGTGCCTCGAAAGCCGACGGTTCACACTCGAAGCCGTATGCCGTTCACCCGCCGTCTCGCCTTCGGCGGATCCCCCATCATGTGCTCCGGCGGTGTCCGCGCCGCCGGTCGGCAAGCCCGCGGTCGGTCGGACCCGCGTTTGCGCGGATACGCCGTGGGCAATCGCGCAACCCTCGGGACGATGACCGGAAGGTGCACATGGGCGATGCCGACCGGCAGGCGAAGACGCGGCTGCGGCGAGTGGATCCGGCGGGGCCCGGCCTGACCCGGCGCCGCCACGGACGCGGCTTCGGCTATCTGGACCAGACCGGCACCACGATCACCGACGCCGCCGTACTGGAACGGATCCGCGCCTTGGCCCTGCCGCCCGCGTGGACCGACGTCTGGATCTGCCCGCGTCCCGACGGCCACATCCAGGCGGTGGGTTCCGATGCCGCCGGCCGACGGCAATACGTCTACCACGCGTCGTGGCGCGCCCGACGCGACGTGGCCAAGCACGATCGAGCCGCGGAACTGGCCCGCCACCTGCCCCGGGCCCGTACGAAGGTCGAGGAGGACCTGGCCCGGCCGGGCCTGGGCCGCGAACGAGTCCTCGCCGCCTGCTTCCATCTGGTCGACCTCGGCTTCTTCCGTTCCGGCAGCGAACAGTACGCACGGGCCAACGGCTCGTGTGGGCTCACCACCCTGCGGCGCGAACATCTCCGGGTCCGGCAGGGACAGCTGCGGTTCGCGTTTCCCGCCAAGAGCGGGCGCACGAGAATTCGGGTCCTGGTGGACGACCGGGTCAAACCCGTGGTGGTCGCGCTGCGTCGCAGTGCCACCGGCGAGGATCCGCTGTTTCGCTACCGTCGCGACGACGGCCGACTCGTCGCCGTCCACGCGGCCGACCTCAACGCCTACATCCGCGAGCGCACCGGAGGCGATTTCACGACGAAGGACTTCCGTACCTGGCATGCCACGGTGCTCGCGGCGGTGGGGTTGGCGGTCTCCGTCGAAGCGGCGGATTCGCCCACCGGACGCACACGCGCCCGAGCCAGGGTGGTGCGCGAAGTCGCCGACCACCTGGGCAACACGCCCGCCGTGGCCCGCGCTTCATACATCGATCCGCGAGTGTTCGACTGCTACGAACGCGGAATCACCGTCGCCCGCGCCCTCACTCGCATGGGAGCCGGTATGGACTTCGGCGACCTGGCCACCCGCGGCCCCATGGAACGCGCGGTCCTGCGCATGCTCGACCGCGAACGCCGCCCCCCGAGCGGACGAGACCCGGCACCACCACGCCCCCAGGGCGACGACTGAACGCCGCCTCGCACAGCGCCCACGCAGTGCGGACGTTCGGCCGAACCCGGTGCCCGACGACGCCTGTGTACGCCTGCCGCACGAGACGGGTCGCGACGCTAGGGAGCGAGCTTGGCCTGCCCGGCGGCGGCCGCGGTCCCGACTCGCGCGTGGTCGGCGTCGGCCGGGGCGGACTCGAACACGACCGGGGTCTCGAACCCGGCCTTGCGGGACGCGCGGCGCAGCGCGGCCAGCACGGCCGGCCCGACGAGGACGATCGCGACACAGTTGGTGATGGCGCGGCCGGTGTCCCAGCCGAAGGTCGACGTCAGCATGGTGAACACGAAGAACCGGCGCAGGTTGTCGACGATGCCGTCGCCGGGTACGAACGCCGGGCCGACCATGGATTCGGAGTCGGCGAGGAACGGCCAGAACCACATGTTCATGAGGAACCCGAACGCGTAGGCGGCGAACACGCCGTAGCAGGCGAGCATGACGATCTCGCGCCGGCCGCGGACGCGCCGGGGCAACAGGCCCGCGCCGAGTCCGACCCAGGCCGAGGCGAGCATCTGGAACGGCAGCCACGGTCCGACGCCCGCGGTCAGCAGGGCGGACGCGAACAACGAGGTACAGCCGAGCACGAACCCGAAACCGGGGCCGAACACGCGTCCGGCCAGGACGAGCATGAAGAACACCGTCTCGATCCCGGCGGTGCCGGCGCCGAGCGGGCGCAGCGCCGCGTTGATCGCGGAGAGCACGCCGAGCATGGCCAGCGCCTTGGAGTCGAGCCCACCACTGGTGAGTTCGGCGAGAACCACGGCGACCACGAACGGCAGGGTGACCGCGAAGATCAGCGGCGCGTCCCCCGAATGTGCCGCCGACTCCGGCGCCGGGGAGGCGAACAGCGGCCACAGGAACATGGCCAGGCCCGCGAGGGAGGCGATG includes these proteins:
- a CDS encoding DNA topoisomerase IB, whose translation is MGDADRQAKTRLRRVDPAGPGLTRRRHGRGFGYLDQTGTTITDAAVLERIRALALPPAWTDVWICPRPDGHIQAVGSDAAGRRQYVYHASWRARRDVAKHDRAAELARHLPRARTKVEEDLARPGLGRERVLAACFHLVDLGFFRSGSEQYARANGSCGLTTLRREHLRVRQGQLRFAFPAKSGRTRIRVLVDDRVKPVVVALRRSATGEDPLFRYRRDDGRLVAVHAADLNAYIRERTGGDFTTKDFRTWHATVLAAVGLAVSVEAADSPTGRTRARARVVREVADHLGNTPAVARASYIDPRVFDCYERGITVARALTRMGAGMDFGDLATRGPMERAVLRMLDRERRPPSGRDPAPPRPQGDD
- a CDS encoding glycosyltransferase; the protein is MIGYYVHHHGRGHLHRAVCVARCARTPITGLSSLPRPDGWAGDWVRLPIDTGPPGRPVADPTAGGRLHWAPLGHEGLRGRMAITARWIARAAPELFVSDVSVEMACLARLMGVRIAVMAMRGNRLDAPHDLAYTMADALIAPWPAALPEPDWPEAWRSKTAHVGAFSRYDGRPVPARGERANDPRPRPRVAVLLGAGGSDVSGEELREARAATPEWEWQVLGHPDAPWCEDPWPVLCGADVLVTHGGQNAIAECAAARRPTICIPQDRPFGEQRATGRALAAGGLAVVRPHWPSAAEWPRLLESTRRRDGSRWAMWAPGDGATRAAAVLDAPAASPVPGGHACASP
- a CDS encoding glycosyltransferase family 2 protein; this encodes MRVAVITLVAGRDRHLRLQQRGLAAGSRVPDHYVVVTMDDPAADRPILPPPPAADVVAVPVEGTALPLARARNVGARRALAGGADVLIFLDVDCVPGPRTVDRYARTAVDGMVLSGAVTYLPPPPPAGYVLADLASSAEPHPARPDPADDQVLGGGDPNLFWSLSFALTPATWTRVGGFCEEYEGYGGEDTDFGYACARAGVELGWLGGAPVYHQWHPVSRPPVEHIDDILRNGALFRRRWGMWPMRGWLAEFAAMGLVHHDEATDTWRRHTGRGTSTRGARYRFDGPG
- a CDS encoding ferritin-like domain-containing protein — its product is MSDDFVLDVTRIRDQARQKMSEGAITPTYGLDTSRVIEVLNDVVATEVVCWLRYTRHAISAAGIDRAQVAAEFTEHAAEEMQHALRAAERISQLGGDPDFDPTTLHRRSHTEYSTAADTDLKAMLEQNLLAERIVISSYQEIARWLGDRDPTTRRLIESILEEEEEHADDLTDLLST
- a CDS encoding DUF6479 family protein — encoded protein: MTTLAQYTSASPGTVAAIAIPAALLIAVLLIIPVVSGVRRRRRPPPAPPQGLPTESTPHPRDPGRESADVPRDGRRRGPHEMPGYGNLGSRPSDPENPDRDRNS
- a CDS encoding glycosyltransferase; translated protein: MTGPLRVGLIASARHPIREPFAGGLEAQTWTLARALVARGHRVTLFAGPGSDPELNTLTLPVHEMRLSEQARADVSMPHRDSLREHHAYLRLMLTLGRENRFDVVHNNSLHYLPVAMAPAVEVPVLTTLHTPPTPWLESAIQTCEPCPVTFTAVSEHTARAWRHVVPHARVVRNGVDTALWRAGPGGGVAVWTGRLVPEKGPHLAIAAARAAGCGLRLAGPVADHTYFTERIEPLLRGDIEYVGHLPCAELVALVGESSVALVTPCWDEPYGLVVAEALACGTPVCAFDRGGVGEIVTPDCGRLVPSGRIDALAEAIAEAKALDRSAARARAEAFCSVETMVADYVELYRELAR
- a CDS encoding ECF transporter S component; this encodes MTTVIDARKRANAIRITPRTAIVLTIASLAGLAMFLWPLFASPAPESAAHSGDAPLIFAVTLPFVVAVVLAELTSGGLDSKALAMLGVLSAINAALRPLGAGTAGIETVFFMLVLAGRVFGPGFGFVLGCTSLFASALLTAGVGPWLPFQMLASAWVGLGAGLLPRRVRGRREIVMLACYGVFAAYAFGFLMNMWFWPFLADSESMVGPAFVPGDGIVDNLRRFFVFTMLTSTFGWDTGRAITNCVAIVLVGPAVLAALRRASRKAGFETPVVFESAPADADHARVGTAAAAGQAKLAP
- a CDS encoding SRPBCC family protein — its product is MSEIEESVEVDVPVTVAYNQWTQFEDFHHFMDGVERIEQRTPTLTHWITNVHGVKREFDAAITEQIPDERVAWTTVEGEVHQAGVVTFHRLDDTRTKVMLQLDHDPHGIADTVGDKLGFVRRQAKGDLQRFKKFIESRGTATGAWRGEV